In one Cyprinus carpio isolate SPL01 chromosome B2, ASM1834038v1, whole genome shotgun sequence genomic region, the following are encoded:
- the LOC109111649 gene encoding secretogranin-2-like isoform X1, with amino-acid sequence MGGMMLSLPKLSAGGVAVLLVTLLQTLTVQGASVRHHRLRGGDQGGFLVPSSDMIKALEYIESLKQRADGPESPTGDYDEVDKFRFLVQLASLQDENAPTREDATRWPDNKVPQWVRSLLQVLEQAGETPESQPAPGNERRSHKSRRPVADAESPAGDYGGFVKPHKKYPLMFEDEENGRDSKRATEDLDEQYTPQSLANMRSIFEELGKLSAAQNQKRENQDDEDAEDDDDLYKVRNLAYEDVTGGEEWVPLEEQLETEEVVKGSREEYKRGLGDNGEQGEAIERRASPTEDDDENPDDDTKLVDYYLLKVLEMTNQAQKRDLMEGRRRLLSQPSLIDPRAIKQLLSAISVKLQVPPEDLVGMLFMEETRKQQQRLPETQVARKPSQPRFKSRVIKYYNGRQPEVTVSDIHPDVKTEDILKVLGLGNLANKNAKFSLLKQRPYKTAMAKYFNPSGRRGRLFLSELNKAPSKRKDDYDDDAVDEDEESTFLAAKLLTEYPDTSSSDRKRAIDSTTNGQLPYELYEEAMKDFFDQVDNGKNTPTKRDTQGKEEPEAPQKSPTQDSAQETVDQTPPVPGTEEGKEYHGKMVAGM; translated from the exons ATGG GCGGTATGATGTTATCACTTCCGAAACTGTCCGCCGGAGGGGTGGCAGTCCTGCTCGTTACCCTCCTCCAAACACTAACTGTGCAGGGCGCCTCCGTGCGCCACCATCGCCTGCGAGGCGGAGACCAGGGTGGCTTCCTTGTTCCCAGCTCTGATATGATCAAAGCTCTGGAGTACATCGAAAGCTTGAAGCAGAGAGCCGATGGACCAGAGAGTCCAACAGGGGACTATGATGAGGTGGACAAATTCCGCTTTCTAGTGCAGCTTGCCTCCCTACAGGACGAGAACGCACCCACGCGTGAGGACGCCACCCGTTGGCCAGATAACAAGGTGCCACAGTGGGTTCGATCTCTGCTGCAGGTGCTTGAACAAGCTGGAGAGACTCCGGAAAGCCAGCCAGCGCCCGGAAATGAGCGCCGTTCTCACAAGAGCAGACGCCCGGTGGCAGACGCAGAGAGCCCTGCTGGAGACTACGGGGGCTTTGTGAAGCCGCACAAGAAGTATCCGCTAATGTTTGAGGACGAGGAGAATGGCAGGGACAGCAAGCGTGCAACTGAGGATTTGGACGAGCAGTACACCCCTCAGAGCCTCGCCAACATGCGCTCTATTTTTGAAGAGCTTGGTAAACTGTCTGCCGCGCAGAACCAGAAGCGAGAGAACCAGGATGATGAAGACGCCGAAGACGATGATGACCTCTACAAGGTTAGAAACCTGGCGTACGAGGACGTGACCGGAGGGGAGGAATGGGTGCCGCTAGAGGAGCAGCTTGAGACAGAGGAAGTAGTTAAAGGAAGCCGTGAAGAATACAAACGAGGGCTAGGAGATAACGGAGAGCAGGGCGAGGCCATTGAAAGACGAGCTAGCCCTACTGAAGACGATGACGAGAACCCAGACGATGACACAAAACTCGTGGACTACTACCTGTTGAAGGTCTTGGAGATGACAAACCAGGCACAAAAACGGGACCTGATGGAAGGAAGGAGGAGGCTACTTTCCCAACCCTCTCTAATCGACCCTAGGGCTATCAAACAACTGCTGTCGGCTATTTCAGTGAAGCTCCAGGTGCCTCCAGAGGATCTGGTTGGAATGCTCTTCATGGAGGAaaccagaaaacaacaacaacgccTTCCTGAGACCCAGGTGGCTAGGAAACCCAGCCAACCTCGGTTCAAGAGCCGGGTCATCAAGTATTACAACGGTCGACAGCCTGAAGTCACAGTGAGCGATATCCATCCTGATGTCAAAACTGAGGATATCCTGAAAGTCCTTGGGTTAGGGAATCTGGCCAACAAGAACGCAAAATTTTCTTTGCTGAAGCAAAGGCCCTACAAAACAGCCATGGCAAAGTACTTCAACCCCAGTGGAAGACGGGGACGCTTGTTCCTGTCCGAGTTAAACAAAGCTCCAAGCAAAAGAAAAGATGATTACGATGATGATGCAGTGGATGAGGATGAAGAGTCGACCTTCCTCGCAGCCAAACTCCTAACTGAGTACCCTGACACCAGCTCGAGCGATCGCAAGAGAGCCATCGATTCTACCACGAACGGACAGTTGCCTTATGAGTTGTATGAAGAGGCCATGAAAGATTTCTTTGATCAGGTTGATAATGGAAAAAACACGCCCACCAAAAGAGACACCCAAGGGAAAGAGGAGCCCGAGGCACCCCAAAAGTCGCCCACTCAAGATTCAGCACAGGAGACTGTAGATCAAACCCCACCTGTGCCTGGAACAGAAGAGGGTAAAGAGTATCACGggaaaatggttgcaggaatgtGA
- the LOC109111649 gene encoding secretogranin-2-like isoform X2 has product MMLSLPKLSAGGVAVLLVTLLQTLTVQGASVRHHRLRGGDQGGFLVPSSDMIKALEYIESLKQRADGPESPTGDYDEVDKFRFLVQLASLQDENAPTREDATRWPDNKVPQWVRSLLQVLEQAGETPESQPAPGNERRSHKSRRPVADAESPAGDYGGFVKPHKKYPLMFEDEENGRDSKRATEDLDEQYTPQSLANMRSIFEELGKLSAAQNQKRENQDDEDAEDDDDLYKVRNLAYEDVTGGEEWVPLEEQLETEEVVKGSREEYKRGLGDNGEQGEAIERRASPTEDDDENPDDDTKLVDYYLLKVLEMTNQAQKRDLMEGRRRLLSQPSLIDPRAIKQLLSAISVKLQVPPEDLVGMLFMEETRKQQQRLPETQVARKPSQPRFKSRVIKYYNGRQPEVTVSDIHPDVKTEDILKVLGLGNLANKNAKFSLLKQRPYKTAMAKYFNPSGRRGRLFLSELNKAPSKRKDDYDDDAVDEDEESTFLAAKLLTEYPDTSSSDRKRAIDSTTNGQLPYELYEEAMKDFFDQVDNGKNTPTKRDTQGKEEPEAPQKSPTQDSAQETVDQTPPVPGTEEGKEYHGKMVAGM; this is encoded by the coding sequence ATGATGTTATCACTTCCGAAACTGTCCGCCGGAGGGGTGGCAGTCCTGCTCGTTACCCTCCTCCAAACACTAACTGTGCAGGGCGCCTCCGTGCGCCACCATCGCCTGCGAGGCGGAGACCAGGGTGGCTTCCTTGTTCCCAGCTCTGATATGATCAAAGCTCTGGAGTACATCGAAAGCTTGAAGCAGAGAGCCGATGGACCAGAGAGTCCAACAGGGGACTATGATGAGGTGGACAAATTCCGCTTTCTAGTGCAGCTTGCCTCCCTACAGGACGAGAACGCACCCACGCGTGAGGACGCCACCCGTTGGCCAGATAACAAGGTGCCACAGTGGGTTCGATCTCTGCTGCAGGTGCTTGAACAAGCTGGAGAGACTCCGGAAAGCCAGCCAGCGCCCGGAAATGAGCGCCGTTCTCACAAGAGCAGACGCCCGGTGGCAGACGCAGAGAGCCCTGCTGGAGACTACGGGGGCTTTGTGAAGCCGCACAAGAAGTATCCGCTAATGTTTGAGGACGAGGAGAATGGCAGGGACAGCAAGCGTGCAACTGAGGATTTGGACGAGCAGTACACCCCTCAGAGCCTCGCCAACATGCGCTCTATTTTTGAAGAGCTTGGTAAACTGTCTGCCGCGCAGAACCAGAAGCGAGAGAACCAGGATGATGAAGACGCCGAAGACGATGATGACCTCTACAAGGTTAGAAACCTGGCGTACGAGGACGTGACCGGAGGGGAGGAATGGGTGCCGCTAGAGGAGCAGCTTGAGACAGAGGAAGTAGTTAAAGGAAGCCGTGAAGAATACAAACGAGGGCTAGGAGATAACGGAGAGCAGGGCGAGGCCATTGAAAGACGAGCTAGCCCTACTGAAGACGATGACGAGAACCCAGACGATGACACAAAACTCGTGGACTACTACCTGTTGAAGGTCTTGGAGATGACAAACCAGGCACAAAAACGGGACCTGATGGAAGGAAGGAGGAGGCTACTTTCCCAACCCTCTCTAATCGACCCTAGGGCTATCAAACAACTGCTGTCGGCTATTTCAGTGAAGCTCCAGGTGCCTCCAGAGGATCTGGTTGGAATGCTCTTCATGGAGGAaaccagaaaacaacaacaacgccTTCCTGAGACCCAGGTGGCTAGGAAACCCAGCCAACCTCGGTTCAAGAGCCGGGTCATCAAGTATTACAACGGTCGACAGCCTGAAGTCACAGTGAGCGATATCCATCCTGATGTCAAAACTGAGGATATCCTGAAAGTCCTTGGGTTAGGGAATCTGGCCAACAAGAACGCAAAATTTTCTTTGCTGAAGCAAAGGCCCTACAAAACAGCCATGGCAAAGTACTTCAACCCCAGTGGAAGACGGGGACGCTTGTTCCTGTCCGAGTTAAACAAAGCTCCAAGCAAAAGAAAAGATGATTACGATGATGATGCAGTGGATGAGGATGAAGAGTCGACCTTCCTCGCAGCCAAACTCCTAACTGAGTACCCTGACACCAGCTCGAGCGATCGCAAGAGAGCCATCGATTCTACCACGAACGGACAGTTGCCTTATGAGTTGTATGAAGAGGCCATGAAAGATTTCTTTGATCAGGTTGATAATGGAAAAAACACGCCCACCAAAAGAGACACCCAAGGGAAAGAGGAGCCCGAGGCACCCCAAAAGTCGCCCACTCAAGATTCAGCACAGGAGACTGTAGATCAAACCCCACCTGTGCCTGGAACAGAAGAGGGTAAAGAGTATCACGggaaaatggttgcaggaatgtGA
- the LOC109045106 gene encoding AP-1 complex subunit sigma-3-like has protein sequence MMHFLLLFSRQGKLRLQKWFLPLPERERKKIVKDMTTMVLSRKPRTCNFLHWKDLKIVYKRYASLYFCCALENQDNELLALEILHRYVELLDKYFGNVCELDIIFNFEKAYFILDEFLMGGEIQETSKQSIAKSVEASDMLQETMEEYMSKPAF, from the exons ATG ATGCACTTCCTGTTGCTGTTCAGCCGTCAGGGGAAGTTACGGCTGCAGAAATGGTTCCTGCCCctcccagagagagagaggaagaagattGTGAAGGACATGACCACTATGGTGTTATCACGAAAACCACGCACATGTAACTTCCTGCACTGGAAGGACCTGAAGATTGTCTATAAGAG GTACGCCAGTCTGTATTTCTGCTGTGCTTTGGAGAACCAGGATAATGAACTTCTGGCTTTAGAGATTCTGCACCGTTATGTGGAGCTACTTGACAAATACTTTGGCAAT GTATGTGAGCTGGACATCATCTTTAACTTTGAGAAGGCTTATTTCATCCTGGATGAGTTTCTGATGGGTGGAGAGATTCAGGAGACATCCAAACAGTCTATTGCAAAGTCTGTAGAGGCCTCAGATATGCTGCAAGAG ACGATGGAAGAATACATGAGCAAACCAGCCTTCTGA
- the LOC109055661 gene encoding cullin-3-B-like yields the protein MASLPNPNMSNLKPGTKKDTKMRIRAFPMTMDEKYVNNIWDLLKNAIQEIQRKNNSGLSFEELYRNAYTMVLHKHGEKLYTGLREVVTEHLINKVREDVLHSLNNNFLQTLNQAWNDHQTAMVMIRDILMYMDRVYVQQNNVENVYNLGLIIFRDQVVRYGCIRDHLRQTLLDMIARERRGEVVDRGAIRNACQMLMVLGLEGRSVYEEDFEMPFLDMSAEFFQMESQKFLAENSASVYIKKVEARINEEIERVMHCLDKTTEEPIVKVVERELISKHMKTIVEMENSGLVHMLKNGKTEDLACMYKLFGRVPNGLKTMCECMSWYLREQGKALVSEEGEGKNPVDYIQGLLDLKSRFDRFLQESFNNDRLFKQTIAGDFEYFLNLNSRSPEYLSLFIDDKLKKGVKGLTEQEVESILDKAMVLFRFMQEKDVFERYYKQHLARRLLTNKSVSDDSEKNMISKLKTECGCQFTSKLEGMFRDMSISNTTMDEFRHHLQTSQVSLCGVDLTVRVLTTGYWPTQSATPKCNIPPSPRHAFEVFRRFYLAKHSGRQLTLQHHMGSADLNATFYGAIKKEDGSDVGVGGALLTGSNTRKHILQVSTFQMTILMLFNNRDKFTFEEIQQETDIPERELVRALQSLACGKPTQRVLTKEPKSKEIESGHSFTVNDQFTSKLHRVKIQTVAAKQGESDPERKETRQKVDDDRKHEIEAAIVRIMKSRKKMQHNVLVAEVTQQLRARFLPSPVVIKKRIEGLIEREYLARTPEDRKVYTYVA from the exons atgacCATGGATGAGAAGTATGTGAATAACATCTGGGATCTTCTGAAGAATGCCATCCAGGAGATCCAGCGGAAGAACAACAGTGGGCTGAGCTTCGAGGAGCTCTACAGGAACGCCTACACCATGGTGCTGCACAAACATGGAGAGAAGCTCTACACGGGGCTCAGAGAGGTGGTCACCGAACACCTCATCAACAAA GTACGGGAAGACGTGCTTCACTCGTTAAATAACAATTTCCTGCAGACGCTAAACCAAGCGTGGAATGATCATCAGACTGCCATGGTCATGATTAGAGACATTTTGATGTACATG GACCGTGTGTATGTTCAACAGAATAACGTGGAGAACGTCTACAATCTCGGCTTGATCATCTTCAGAGATCAGGTTGTGCGATATGGCTGCATCAGAGATCATCTCAGACAAACTCTACTGGACATGATCGCTCGAGAACGCAGGGGAGAGGTGGtcgacag AGGAGCCATCAGGAATGCCTGTCAGATGCTGATGGTTTTGGGCTTAGAAGGTCGGTCCGTATATGAGGAGGATTTTGAAATGCCATTTTTAGACATGTCTGCTGAATTCTTCCAG atGGAAAGTCAGAAGTTCCTAGCAGAGAACAGTGCAAGCGTCTACATCAAGAAAGTGGAGGCTCGGATAAACGAGGAGATTGAACGAGTGATGCACTGCCTGGATAAAACAACGGAGGAGCCCATTGTGAAGGTGGTGGAGAGAGAGCTCATCTCCAAACACATGAAAACCATCGTAGAGATGGAGAACTCGGGACTGGTCCACATGCTCAAGAATGGAAAGACAGAAG ATCTGGCGTGCATGTATAAGTTGTTCGGTCGGGTTCCTAACGGACTGAAGACGATGTGTGAGTGCATGAGCTGGTACCTCAGAGAGCAGGGTAAAGCACTGGTGTCAGAGGAAGGAGAGGGCAAGAACCCAGTCGACTACATCCAG GGTTTGCTGGACTTGAAGTCCCGCTTCGACCGGTTCCTGCAGGAGTCCTTCAACAACGACAGGCTCTTCAAACAGACTATCGCTGGAGACTTCGAGTATTTCCTCAACCTCAACTCCAGATCACCCGAGTACCTCTCGCTCTTCATCGACGACAAACTCAAGAAAGGAGTGAAGGGG CTGACAGAACAGGAGGTGGAGTCCATCCTGGATAAGGCCATGGTGCTGTTCAGGTTCATGCAGGAGAAGGATGTGTTTGAGCGTTACTACAAACAGCACCTGGCCAGAAGACTCTTAACCAATAAGAGCGTTTCAGATGACTCAGAGAAAAATATGATCTCCAAATTAAAG acgGAGTGCGGTTGTCAGTTCACCTCTAAACTAGAAGGGATGTTCAGGGACATGAGCATCTCTAATACCACTATGGATGAGTTCCGCCACCACCTGCAGACATCACAg GTGTCTCTCTGTGGTGTTGATCTCACGGTGAGAGTTCTGACCACAGGATACTGGCCCACACAGTCAGCCACGCCAAAATGCAACATACCACCCTCCCCACGCCACGCCTTTGAGGTCTTCAGAAG GTTTTATTTGGCTAAGCACAGCGGCAGGCAACTTACACTCCAGCACCACATGGGTTCTGCAGACCTCAACGCCACCTTCTACGGAGCCATCAAGAAG gaGGATGGCTCTGATGTTGGTGTTGGCGGGGCTTTGCTCACAGGCTCAAACACACGGAAGCACATTCTGCAGGTGTCCACCTTCCAGATGACCATCCTCATGCTCTTCAACAACAGAGATAAGTTTACCTTTGAG GAGATCCAGCAGGAGACCGACATCCCCGAGCGTGAGCTGGTCCGGGCCCTGCAGTCTCTAGCCTGCGGGAAGCCCACCCAGAGAGTTCTCACGAAAGAGCCCAAGAGTAAAGAGATCGAGAGCGGCCATTCGTTTACAGTCAATGACCAGTTTACCTCCAAACTGCACAGAGTCAAAATACAAACAG TTGCTGCTAAGCAAGGCGAGTCAGACCCAGAGCGCAAGGAGACGCGGCAGAAAGTAGACGATGACAGGAAACATGAAATCGAGGCTGCCATTGTACGCATCATGAAGTCCAGGAAGAAGATGCAGCACAATGTACTGGTAGCAGAG GTGACCCAGCAGTTGAGGGCACGGTTCCTGCCGAGCCCCGTGGTCATTAAAAAGCGCATAGAAGGACTTATAGAAAGAGAATATTTGGCCCGGACGCCGGAGGATCGTAAAGTCTACACGTACGTCGCGTAG